The Terriglobales bacterium genome includes a region encoding these proteins:
- a CDS encoding SRPBCC family protein gives MGSRIEHSVQVKCSQQRAWDIHTDWKRWKLWNGIYGGVRWVEGEPWIVGSRLEVDLLQPRPMTVKQVLTVCEAPRKMAWVGHAVGVTYEQWFNYSARRAGGAFVHSWIELTGVASLFFGKTTEEFVRENLVKWFEGFRAECDLGVVPEVQRPPSPQP, from the coding sequence ATGGGATCAAGAATCGAACACTCTGTTCAGGTCAAATGCAGCCAGCAAAGAGCATGGGACATACACACCGATTGGAAGCGGTGGAAATTATGGAATGGAATTTACGGCGGCGTACGATGGGTGGAAGGCGAGCCCTGGATCGTGGGCAGCCGTTTAGAAGTTGACCTGCTTCAGCCCCGGCCCATGACGGTGAAGCAGGTGCTTACCGTCTGTGAGGCGCCGCGCAAGATGGCATGGGTGGGCCATGCGGTTGGCGTTACTTACGAGCAATGGTTTAACTATTCGGCGCGAAGAGCAGGCGGGGCCTTCGTGCATTCCTGGATCGAACTCACCGGCGTCGCCAGCCTGTTTTTTGGAAAGACGACGGAAGAATTTGTCCGTGAAAACCTGGTGAAATGGTTTGAAGGATTTCGCGCCGAGTGCGATCTGGGTGTCGTTCCCGAGGTGCAAAGGCCGCCCTCTCCGCAACCTTAG
- the meaB gene encoding methylmalonyl Co-A mutase-associated GTPase MeaB has product MKSDNNNWVDRVRSGDVRSLARAISAIENSAPESTELLKALFPYSGRARIVGLTGAPGSGKSTLVDQLAREYRKQQKTVGIIAVDPTSPYTGGAILGDRIRMQTHHADSGIYIRSMATRGFLGGLARTTADVATVLDASGKDLVLVETVGVGQDEIDIVRLADITIVILVPGMGDDVQTIKAGIMEIADIFVINKSDREGAERVEREIRAMQTLAVRKDTWTPPIVKTVASEGKGITELVATIAEYEKFLQREGLELKKKISNWRERLIEMLREALLERVLREKLSAEQIAHYAQEVAEHRRDPYTLVQELANGGNLKS; this is encoded by the coding sequence TTGAAATCCGACAACAACAATTGGGTGGATCGCGTACGCTCGGGCGACGTGCGCTCGCTGGCGCGGGCCATCAGCGCGATTGAAAATTCCGCTCCTGAATCCACCGAGCTGCTGAAAGCCCTCTTTCCTTATAGCGGACGCGCCCGCATCGTCGGTCTCACCGGCGCTCCCGGTTCAGGAAAAAGCACGCTCGTAGACCAGCTTGCCCGCGAATATCGCAAGCAACAAAAGACAGTCGGGATCATTGCGGTTGATCCGACCAGTCCTTATACCGGCGGCGCGATTCTGGGCGACCGCATCCGCATGCAAACTCACCATGCTGACAGCGGCATCTACATTCGCAGCATGGCAACGCGCGGCTTCCTCGGTGGCTTGGCGCGCACCACCGCCGATGTGGCCACCGTGCTCGATGCCTCGGGCAAAGACCTGGTGCTCGTGGAGACCGTGGGCGTAGGACAGGATGAGATTGATATCGTTCGCCTGGCCGATATCACAATCGTGATTCTGGTTCCCGGTATGGGAGACGACGTGCAAACCATCAAGGCCGGCATCATGGAAATTGCCGACATCTTTGTCATCAATAAAAGCGACCGCGAGGGCGCCGAACGCGTGGAGCGTGAAATCCGCGCCATGCAGACCCTGGCTGTGCGCAAAGATACATGGACCCCGCCGATCGTCAAAACCGTGGCATCGGAGGGTAAGGGAATTACTGAGCTGGTAGCGACGATCGCCGAGTACGAAAAATTCTTGCAGCGCGAAGGATTGGAGCTGAAAAAGAAGATCAGCAACTGGCGGGAGCGGCTGATCGAAATGCTGCGCGAGGCCTTGCTGGAGCGCGTGTTGCGAGAGAAACTCAGCGCCGAGCAGATTGCGCACTATGCCCAGGAGGTGGCGGAGCATAGACGCGATCCGTATACGCTGGTGCAGGAGCTGGCGAATGGCGGAAATTTGAAGTCGTAG
- the tsaB gene encoding tRNA (adenosine(37)-N6)-threonylcarbamoyltransferase complex dimerization subunit type 1 TsaB, whose amino-acid sequence MLILAVDTSGKQGSIALARGDAASFELIESVPVAGGTFSAQLIPAIAGLLARHGIPKEKLEGIAAASGPGSFTGLRIGLAAVKGLGETLGKPIAAVSVLEACADMQRAQVRKEVQKEDKGEGEILAVLDASRGDVFLGNFQAEGNRLQCLGETLMSMAEFVQYLREQNRPQMLCSPDESVVHALEQQGITVTKSERPGSREIARLGLRKIAVGEVVSPEALDANYIRRALI is encoded by the coding sequence ATGCTGATTTTGGCGGTTGACACCTCGGGCAAACAGGGCAGTATTGCTCTGGCGCGCGGCGATGCCGCGAGTTTCGAGCTGATTGAGAGCGTTCCCGTTGCGGGAGGGACATTTTCAGCGCAATTGATTCCCGCAATCGCAGGTCTGCTGGCCAGGCATGGAATTCCCAAAGAGAAACTTGAGGGCATTGCAGCGGCATCAGGTCCGGGATCGTTTACCGGACTGCGAATAGGGCTGGCTGCCGTCAAGGGCCTGGGGGAAACACTGGGCAAACCGATTGCTGCGGTTTCCGTTTTGGAGGCCTGCGCCGATATGCAGAGGGCCCAAGTGCGGAAAGAAGTCCAGAAAGAAGACAAAGGCGAAGGCGAGATTCTGGCGGTGCTGGATGCCTCGCGCGGAGACGTTTTTCTAGGCAATTTCCAGGCAGAGGGAAACCGGCTTCAATGTCTGGGAGAGACCCTGATGAGCATGGCAGAGTTCGTGCAATATCTGCGCGAGCAAAACCGGCCACAGATGCTCTGCTCTCCCGATGAGAGCGTGGTCCATGCTCTTGAACAGCAAGGTATTACAGTCACAAAAAGCGAGCGCCCGGGCAGTCGGGAAATTGCCCGCCTGGGATTGCGGAAAATTGCGGTCGGTGAGGTAGTATCTCCAGAGGCGCTCGATGCGAACTATATCCGCCGGGCTTTAATCTAA
- a CDS encoding acyl-CoA dehydrogenase, with translation MDFQLNDEQLQLKKSVREFAEREIAPHVMKWDEEGEFPLATVKELGKLGLLGVTFPTEYGGAGMGYVEYVTAIEELSRVDGSVGIIVAAHTSLCSNHIFVAGNEEQKKKYIPKLASGEFIGAWGLTEPGSGSDAGGARCTAVRKGDCWVINGTKTFCTNGHYADVVVVIAVTDKAAHTHGLSAFVVEKGTKGFRPGKKENKLGLRASDTAELIFEDCAVPASHLLGKEGDGFIDAMRILDGGRISIAALSLGIAQGAFDAALKYSKQRKQFGKAISEFQAIQWKLADMATEIDAARLLTMRAAAMKDAGEKTTLESSMAKLFASETAVKCANEGVQIHGGYGFIKDYPAEKFYRDVKLCTIGEGTSEIQRMVIARQLLKS, from the coding sequence TTGGATTTCCAACTCAATGATGAGCAGCTTCAGCTAAAAAAGAGCGTTCGCGAATTTGCCGAGCGCGAGATTGCCCCTCACGTCATGAAGTGGGATGAAGAGGGCGAGTTCCCACTGGCCACGGTCAAAGAGCTGGGGAAACTGGGGCTGCTGGGAGTGACTTTTCCCACCGAGTATGGCGGCGCCGGCATGGGCTACGTGGAATATGTGACCGCCATCGAAGAGCTCTCGCGTGTAGATGGGTCGGTGGGCATCATCGTGGCAGCCCATACCTCGCTCTGCAGCAATCATATTTTTGTGGCGGGCAATGAAGAGCAGAAAAAGAAATATATTCCCAAGCTGGCCAGCGGCGAATTCATTGGCGCGTGGGGGCTGACCGAGCCGGGCTCAGGCTCCGATGCCGGTGGGGCGCGCTGCACGGCGGTGCGCAAGGGCGATTGTTGGGTCATCAACGGCACCAAGACCTTCTGCACCAACGGTCACTATGCAGACGTCGTGGTGGTGATTGCCGTGACCGATAAGGCCGCGCACACCCACGGTCTCTCTGCTTTTGTAGTGGAGAAAGGCACGAAAGGGTTCCGTCCGGGCAAAAAGGAAAACAAGCTTGGACTGCGGGCCAGCGACACGGCTGAGTTGATCTTTGAAGATTGTGCTGTTCCGGCATCTCATCTGCTGGGCAAAGAGGGTGATGGGTTCATAGATGCCATGCGCATCCTCGATGGCGGACGCATCTCCATTGCCGCACTCTCGCTGGGAATTGCCCAGGGAGCGTTTGACGCAGCGCTCAAATACTCCAAGCAGCGCAAGCAGTTCGGGAAAGCCATCAGCGAGTTCCAGGCCATCCAATGGAAGCTGGCGGACATGGCCACAGAAATTGATGCCGCCCGCCTGCTCACCATGCGCGCTGCTGCCATGAAAGACGCAGGAGAAAAAACCACCTTGGAGTCATCCATGGCTAAACTCTTTGCCAGCGAAACCGCTGTCAAGTGCGCCAATGAAGGTGTACAGATTCATGGCGGCTATGGGTTTATTAAAGATTACCCGGCAGAAAAATTTTATCGCGACGTGAAATTGTGCACCATCGGCGAAGGGACGAGCGAGATCCAGCGCATGGTGATCGCGCGGCAGTTGTTGAAGTCGTAG
- the mce gene encoding methylmalonyl-CoA epimerase has protein sequence MASIDHLGIAVKSLAEARKFYEALGMKVIGEEVVEHEKVRVAMVPVGESRIELLEATSEESPVARFIAKRGEGLHHVALSVPDLSAAVEQLKKNGTRLVSDEIKVGAGGHLYVFVHPSSTGGVLLELCEDPPLGV, from the coding sequence ATGGCCTCGATTGACCATCTCGGAATTGCCGTAAAGTCGCTGGCCGAAGCCCGCAAATTTTACGAAGCCCTGGGCATGAAGGTCATCGGTGAAGAAGTGGTAGAACACGAAAAAGTTCGTGTGGCCATGGTGCCGGTGGGCGAGAGCCGCATCGAGCTGCTGGAAGCTACCAGCGAGGAGTCGCCGGTCGCGCGTTTTATCGCCAAACGTGGTGAAGGACTGCATCACGTTGCGCTGAGCGTCCCCGATCTTTCGGCTGCGGTGGAGCAGCTTAAGAAGAATGGCACACGCCTGGTTTCGGATGAAATCAAGGTCGGCGCCGGCGGTCATCTTTATGTTTTTGTGCATCCTTCTTCCACAGGCGGCGTGCTGCTGGAGCTGTGTGAAGATCCGCCACTCGGGGTGTGA
- the ltaE gene encoding low-specificity L-threonine aldolase — protein MATQVKNTLQAEEAKTVIGVVDLRSDTVTKPSPEMRRAMAEAEVGDDVYGEDPTVNRLEQRAAEIFGREAAIFVPSGTMGNQIAIKIHTHHGQEIICEERAHILNYEMAMLAHFSGCVPRPIHGEDGILTWGEIKKRISPKIYYRAQTGLISLENTHNMAGGTVYPQEVTDEICDRAHEIGLPVHLDGARIFNAAAALGKPVREITKKFDSVMFCLSKGLGAPVGSLLAGSRNLIEQARVYRKALGGGMRQAGILAAAGLIALEKSPARLHEDHENAKFLAEGLAEIRGIQIAPAKVKTNILVFDISGTGMSSDEMTRKLAAKNIFASGISAQAIRLVTHVDVDRAACARALDVVRQICK, from the coding sequence ATGGCAACTCAAGTTAAAAATACATTGCAGGCAGAGGAAGCAAAGACGGTCATAGGGGTGGTTGATCTGCGCAGCGACACGGTGACCAAACCATCGCCCGAGATGCGCCGCGCCATGGCTGAAGCCGAGGTGGGAGACGATGTTTATGGTGAAGATCCCACGGTCAACCGCCTGGAGCAGCGCGCGGCAGAAATTTTTGGCCGCGAAGCCGCCATCTTCGTTCCCAGCGGGACCATGGGCAACCAGATTGCCATCAAGATCCACACCCATCACGGGCAGGAGATCATCTGCGAAGAGCGGGCCCACATCCTCAACTATGAAATGGCCATGCTGGCGCACTTTTCCGGATGCGTGCCGCGGCCCATCCATGGCGAAGACGGGATCTTGACGTGGGGCGAGATCAAAAAGCGCATCAGTCCCAAAATTTATTACCGCGCTCAGACCGGCCTGATTTCGCTGGAGAACACACACAACATGGCGGGCGGAACAGTTTATCCGCAGGAGGTCACCGACGAAATCTGCGACCGTGCCCATGAAATAGGATTGCCGGTGCACCTGGATGGCGCGCGCATCTTTAACGCCGCGGCGGCCCTGGGTAAACCGGTGCGCGAGATTACCAAGAAGTTTGATTCGGTCATGTTCTGCCTCTCGAAAGGCCTGGGCGCGCCGGTGGGCTCACTCCTTGCCGGTTCACGGAACCTTATTGAGCAGGCCCGCGTATATAGAAAAGCACTCGGTGGCGGCATGCGCCAGGCCGGCATTCTGGCGGCGGCGGGGTTGATTGCGTTGGAAAAAAGTCCGGCGCGCCTGCATGAAGATCACGAGAATGCAAAATTTCTGGCGGAGGGTTTGGCAGAAATCCGTGGAATTCAAATTGCGCCGGCCAAGGTCAAGACCAACATTTTAGTTTTTGATATCAGCGGTACAGGCATGAGCTCCGATGAGATGACGCGCAAGCTGGCGGCAAAAAACATTTTTGCTTCCGGAATCAGCGCGCAAGCCATCCGCCTGGTTACGCATGTGGACGTGGACCGTGCAGCCTGCGCCCGCGCCTTGGACGTAGTGCGGCAAATTTGCAAATGA
- a CDS encoding DUF885 domain-containing protein: MRIQVVLVTFLFLLTFMVNAQTNSAPAPTKSAPPDWVQRSNENTRIVLESESKFAPEFYARQGVTGIDNDIRDLKPGVEERTRAAEADVVKQLEQRLAKEKDPLIRQDLEILIKAENDNIKGSLLQEKYEIPYFNVGRVVYFGIFSLLDDQVAAERRPAALVRLRKYTGMEAGTTPLTQLAQDRIQERLNKPGLLGPAKLQVEDDLANTRFFVDGIGKLFEKYKITGYEEAYAKLKQQLADYETFVRKEILPHARQDFRLPPEEYAFALENYGVDIPPAELAGMAHKAFTEIQGQMQTVAAQVAKEKGYKVSDYRDVIRELKKDQIVGDAILPHYQQRLKDIEAIIRREHLVTLPERAARIRLASDAETAAQPAAHMVPPRLLGNTGEQGEFVLPLNIPAPPGSKDAMMKYDDFTFAAASWTLTSHEARPGHELQFDYMIEKGVSQARALYAFNSVNVEGWGLYSEYIMQPFMPHDGQLISLQHRLMRATRAFVDPELQAGKLTPDQVRDILLNDVVLSPAMAKEEVERYTFRAPGQATSYFYGYTRLRELRADVEKAQGQHFDQQKYHDFILSQGLLPPHLLRKAVMQDYVGEANSSKAGN; the protein is encoded by the coding sequence ATGAGAATTCAAGTTGTATTAGTGACATTTTTGTTTCTATTAACATTTATGGTAAATGCACAGACCAATTCTGCGCCGGCGCCCACTAAGTCCGCACCTCCGGATTGGGTGCAGCGCAGCAACGAAAATACGCGCATTGTGCTGGAGTCGGAGTCCAAGTTTGCGCCGGAATTTTATGCCCGCCAGGGAGTCACGGGAATTGACAACGATATCCGCGATCTGAAACCGGGGGTGGAAGAGCGTACGCGCGCGGCTGAAGCCGATGTGGTCAAACAATTGGAGCAACGTTTGGCCAAGGAAAAAGACCCGCTGATCCGCCAGGATCTGGAGATCCTGATTAAGGCGGAGAACGACAACATCAAAGGATCGTTGTTGCAGGAAAAATACGAGATTCCCTATTTCAACGTTGGCCGCGTCGTTTATTTCGGAATATTCAGCTTGCTCGATGATCAGGTGGCTGCCGAGCGCCGTCCGGCAGCGTTGGTGCGGCTGCGAAAATACACCGGCATGGAAGCCGGAACCACGCCCCTTACACAGTTGGCGCAGGACCGCATCCAGGAACGCCTGAACAAGCCCGGTCTGTTAGGCCCCGCGAAATTGCAGGTGGAAGACGACCTGGCCAACACCAGGTTCTTTGTAGATGGCATCGGCAAGCTCTTTGAAAAATATAAGATCACCGGGTACGAAGAGGCGTATGCAAAGCTGAAACAGCAGCTCGCCGACTACGAAACTTTTGTTCGCAAAGAAATACTGCCGCACGCGCGCCAGGATTTTCGCCTGCCTCCTGAGGAGTATGCTTTCGCCCTGGAGAACTACGGTGTGGATATCCCTCCCGCAGAACTGGCTGGCATGGCGCACAAGGCCTTTACCGAAATACAAGGGCAGATGCAGACGGTGGCAGCGCAGGTAGCCAAGGAAAAAGGATATAAGGTCAGCGATTACCGCGATGTCATCCGTGAACTGAAGAAAGACCAGATTGTGGGCGATGCCATCCTGCCGCATTACCAGCAGCGGTTGAAAGACATTGAAGCCATCATTCGCCGCGAACATCTGGTCACGCTTCCCGAGCGCGCAGCGCGCATACGGCTGGCCAGCGACGCTGAGACCGCGGCGCAGCCGGCGGCCCACATGGTGCCACCGCGCCTGCTGGGGAATACCGGCGAGCAGGGCGAATTCGTTCTGCCGCTGAATATTCCTGCGCCGCCGGGCTCGAAAGACGCGATGATGAAATATGACGACTTCACCTTTGCGGCTGCTTCCTGGACCCTGACCTCGCACGAAGCGCGTCCGGGACACGAGCTGCAGTTCGACTACATGATCGAGAAAGGCGTATCCCAGGCCCGCGCGCTCTACGCGTTCAACAGCGTGAATGTCGAAGGCTGGGGACTCTACTCGGAGTACATCATGCAACCGTTCATGCCCCACGATGGCCAGCTTATTTCTCTGCAACACCGGCTCATGCGCGCCACTCGCGCATTCGTTGATCCGGAATTGCAGGCGGGGAAGCTTACTCCCGATCAGGTCAGGGACATATTGTTGAACGATGTAGTACTTTCGCCGGCCATGGCCAAGGAAGAAGTGGAGCGCTACACCTTCCGCGCGCCGGGACAGGCGACCTCGTATTTCTACGGATACACGCGCCTGCGTGAGTTGCGTGCCGACGTGGAAAAAGCGCAGGGCCAGCACTTCGACCAGCAGAAATATCACGATTTCATTCTGTCGCAGGGGCTGCTGCCGCCTCATCTATTGCGCAAAGCTGTAATGCAGGACTATGTTGGCGAAGCCAACTCCTCAAAAGCCGGGAATTGA
- a CDS encoding DUF393 domain-containing protein, whose amino-acid sequence MMSEHDLLFYDGECGFCHGSARFVRKRDRKGQFEYAPLQGERFRQKIPEEQRSRLPDSLILLSREKGLLTRSSAGLYIFSRLPQPWPFYAAILRLVPRPIRDFGYDLFARFRRKLFPAPKSCELD is encoded by the coding sequence ATGATGAGCGAACACGACCTCTTGTTCTACGATGGCGAGTGCGGCTTTTGCCATGGAAGCGCGCGCTTTGTGCGCAAACGCGACCGCAAAGGGCAATTTGAGTATGCCCCGCTCCAAGGTGAAAGGTTTCGTCAGAAAATACCCGAGGAACAGCGCTCCCGCCTGCCTGACAGCCTTATTCTGCTCAGCCGCGAAAAGGGGCTGCTGACCCGCTCTTCGGCCGGGCTTTATATCTTTTCCAGGCTGCCTCAGCCCTGGCCTTTTTACGCCGCTATTTTGCGCCTGGTCCCGCGTCCCATACGGGATTTCGGCTATGACCTGTTCGCCCGCTTCCGCCGCAAACTGTTTCCGGCCCCAAAGAGCTGTGAGTTGGATTAG
- a CDS encoding TonB family protein, with amino-acid sequence MARTTHCTWLFLVTTLFCRTLLHAEDIKLRDQAVHLLEVANAVSLPGALPNYEYVVTFRVHEADGTVKEGTMTRVSAGAAGHRDEITFGDYHTVIVLSGNRISESSTTVMPAQVREVRRQLPIRLGRFDQEDVIRSIDGASVLGRPAKCINFETHFGNTLQANQICVDSERGTLLRWQVGDEVIENTDYFQIGNLWEPGHTRRFVRGVVQLEIEQNMKAIEGPMDPNLFSPPSQHWNTLYSCSTMRRPVGISTPMPPSGNAGNDITDVIVHGRVMADGTVAGVQIESSPRPDLNAEALKAVSSWKFLPLLCNDRPANLEGDFVVHFQGR; translated from the coding sequence ATGGCCCGTACGACTCACTGTACCTGGTTGTTCCTGGTTACAACCCTATTCTGCCGGACTCTGCTGCACGCTGAAGATATCAAGCTGCGTGACCAGGCCGTTCATCTGCTGGAAGTAGCCAACGCGGTGAGTCTGCCCGGAGCTCTTCCCAATTATGAATACGTGGTCACATTCCGTGTTCACGAAGCCGATGGCACAGTGAAAGAGGGCACGATGACGCGTGTTTCTGCAGGCGCGGCCGGCCATCGCGATGAAATTACTTTTGGTGACTACCACACCGTCATCGTCCTCTCGGGCAACCGTATTTCGGAGTCCTCAACCACCGTCATGCCCGCGCAAGTGCGCGAAGTTCGCAGGCAGTTACCCATCCGCCTGGGCCGCTTCGATCAGGAGGACGTCATCCGCTCAATTGACGGGGCCAGCGTGCTAGGCCGTCCAGCGAAATGCATTAACTTCGAGACTCACTTCGGCAACACCCTGCAGGCAAATCAAATCTGTGTGGATAGCGAACGCGGCACGCTTTTACGCTGGCAAGTCGGCGATGAGGTGATTGAAAATACCGACTACTTTCAGATAGGGAACCTCTGGGAGCCCGGACATACCCGCCGCTTTGTGCGGGGCGTGGTGCAACTCGAGATTGAGCAAAACATGAAGGCCATCGAGGGTCCCATGGACCCTAATCTATTTTCACCTCCGTCGCAGCATTGGAACACCCTGTACTCGTGCTCGACCATGCGGCGCCCCGTCGGCATCTCTACCCCGATGCCACCAAGCGGCAACGCGGGCAACGATATTACCGATGTCATCGTGCACGGAAGGGTCATGGCCGATGGAACCGTTGCGGGAGTGCAAATCGAGTCTTCTCCCCGCCCCGACCTGAATGCTGAGGCACTGAAGGCGGTTTCAAGCTGGAAGTTTCTTCCATTGTTGTGCAACGACCGTCCCGCCAATCTCGAAGGCGATTTCGTCGTGCACTTTCAAGGCCGGTAA
- a CDS encoding PspA/IM30 family protein: MALLERVATLIRANLNDLIEKAEDPEKLIKQVILDMQNQLLQVKTQVAIAIADQHLLEKKQKENEEKTSEWMHKAELAVERKKDDELARAALERSMSYKQMAENFLQQVADQKTQVENLKTAFHKLEQKLAEAQSKSELVIAQHRRSRTVRKASEAQLAVSNSSGTATFDRMKHQAMRNEAISQAHAELHTDSLDDKFAAMEKEGEIERLLADIKARKSLTA; the protein is encoded by the coding sequence ATGGCACTGTTAGAGCGAGTCGCAACGTTAATCCGGGCAAATCTGAATGACCTGATTGAAAAGGCCGAGGACCCTGAAAAATTAATCAAGCAGGTAATTTTGGACATGCAGAACCAGCTTCTGCAGGTCAAGACGCAGGTGGCCATCGCCATTGCCGACCAGCACCTGCTGGAAAAGAAGCAGAAAGAAAACGAAGAAAAGACAAGTGAGTGGATGCACAAAGCCGAGCTTGCCGTCGAGCGCAAGAAAGACGACGAACTGGCCCGGGCCGCGCTGGAGCGTTCCATGAGCTACAAACAAATGGCAGAAAATTTTCTACAACAGGTGGCCGACCAGAAGACGCAGGTAGAGAACCTGAAGACGGCCTTTCACAAGCTCGAACAGAAGCTGGCCGAAGCGCAATCCAAGAGCGAGTTGGTGATCGCACAGCACCGCCGTTCCCGAACAGTCAGGAAAGCCAGCGAAGCCCAGCTCGCGGTCAGCAACAGCTCGGGCACAGCAACCTTTGACCGCATGAAGCACCAGGCCATGCGCAATGAAGCCATCAGCCAGGCACATGCCGAGCTGCACACCGATTCCCTGGACGACAAGTTTGCCGCCATGGAAAAAGAGGGTGAGATCGAGCGCCTGCTGGCCGACATCAAGGCACGCAAGAGCCTGACGGCGTGA
- a CDS encoding Mpo1-like protein, with the protein MGLYAHYDHAHNHPVNRALHMLAIPTGFSSLIVVWFHPIIAVLLIPLAFAMAWIGHFIEGNKPAFLTNPTHVFVAPVWMVRKIFGVGQKDSSGKTNTA; encoded by the coding sequence ATGGGTCTTTATGCGCACTATGACCACGCGCACAATCATCCGGTGAATCGTGCGTTGCACATGCTGGCCATCCCCACGGGTTTTTCTTCATTGATCGTGGTGTGGTTTCATCCCATAATTGCGGTGCTGCTGATTCCTCTCGCGTTTGCCATGGCCTGGATCGGCCATTTTATTGAAGGCAACAAACCTGCTTTCCTTACCAATCCTACGCATGTCTTTGTTGCCCCGGTGTGGATGGTGCGCAAAATTTTTGGCGTCGGGCAAAAAGATTCCTCGGGCAAGACCAATACTGCATGA
- the rimI gene encoding ribosomal protein S18-alanine N-acetyltransferase, producing MPIVIRPAVVADVPIMMALASRAATAAQWRAKDYEDLFRADVVRRHSLVLEEKGVVQAFIVARQMQNEWEIENIATAAKARRHGLGTRLLGEMMAIAYSFAAQEVTLEVRKSNKAARALYEKWGFEESGRRKAYYTSPVEDAIIFRFAFPKKFPETIEAG from the coding sequence ATGCCAATCGTAATCCGTCCTGCGGTCGTTGCCGATGTGCCTATCATGATGGCGCTGGCCAGCCGTGCTGCCACCGCGGCGCAATGGAGGGCGAAAGATTACGAAGACCTCTTTCGGGCCGATGTGGTCAGACGCCACAGCCTGGTCCTTGAAGAAAAGGGCGTAGTGCAGGCATTTATTGTGGCGCGGCAGATGCAGAATGAATGGGAAATTGAGAACATTGCCACAGCGGCCAAAGCCCGCCGCCACGGCCTGGGCACGCGGCTGCTGGGAGAAATGATGGCCATCGCTTACAGTTTTGCCGCACAGGAGGTCACACTCGAGGTGCGCAAATCCAATAAGGCCGCGCGGGCGCTCTATGAAAAGTGGGGGTTTGAGGAGAGCGGACGGCGCAAGGCCTACTACACCTCTCCGGTGGAAGATGCAATCATTTTCCGCTTCGCTTTTCCAAAAAAATTTCCTGAAACGATTGAAGCCGGGTAA
- a CDS encoding YdcH family protein: MATQVKDHLMASHEEFRRLAQEHSQYSQRLDSLIQKRYLSEEEKLEEVRLKKLKLRIKDQMELLEHTYRQQHEHIVA; the protein is encoded by the coding sequence ATGGCGACTCAAGTCAAAGATCACCTTATGGCCAGCCACGAAGAATTTCGCAGGCTGGCACAGGAACACTCTCAATACTCTCAACGTCTCGATTCCCTCATCCAAAAAAGATATCTCTCCGAAGAAGAAAAATTGGAAGAGGTGCGTCTGAAGAAACTTAAACTTCGCATTAAAGACCAGATGGAGCTGCTGGAACATACATACCGGCAGCAGCACGAACATATTGTAGCCTGA